From the genome of Pseudomonas sp. TMP9, one region includes:
- the rplQ gene encoding 50S ribosomal protein L17, whose protein sequence is MRHRKSGRHLSRTSAHRKAMFQNMAVSLFEHELIKTTLPKAKELRRVAEPLITLAKEDSVANRRLAFDRTRSKAIVGKLFNDLGKRYATRQGGYLRILKCGFRTGDNAPMAYVELVDRPVAGAAVDAE, encoded by the coding sequence ATGCGTCATCGTAAAAGTGGCCGTCACCTTAGCCGCACCAGCGCACACCGCAAGGCCATGTTCCAGAACATGGCGGTATCGCTGTTCGAGCACGAGCTGATCAAAACTACTCTGCCGAAAGCCAAAGAGCTGCGTCGCGTTGCCGAGCCGCTAATTACTCTGGCTAAAGAAGACAGTGTTGCTAATCGTCGTTTGGCCTTTGACCGTACGCGTTCGAAAGCCATCGTCGGCAAGTTGTTTAACGACCTAGGCAAGCGCTACGCCACCCGTCAGGGCGGTTATCTGCGTATCCTCAAGTGCGGCTTCCGCACTGGCGACAATGCTCCAATGGCTTATGTTGAACTGGTTGACCGTCCGGTCGCTGGTGCAGCTGTAGACGCTGAGTAA
- the rpoA gene encoding DNA-directed RNA polymerase subunit alpha, whose protein sequence is MQISVNEFLTPRHIDVQVVSSTRAKITLEPLERGFGHTLGNALRRILLSSMPGCAVVEAEIDGVLHEYSAIEGVQEDVIEILLNLKGLAVKLHGRDEVTLTLAKKGSGVVTAADIQLDHDVEIVNGDHVIANLASTGALNMKLTIARGRGYEPADARQSDEDESRSIGRLQLDASFSPVRRVSYVVENARVEQRTNLDKLVIDLETNGTLDPEEAIRRAATILQQQLAAFVDLKGDSEPVVIEQEDEIDPILLRPVDDLELTVRSANCLKAENIYYIGDLIQRTEVELLKTPNLGKKSLTEIKDVLASRGLSLGMRLDNWPPASLKKDDKATA, encoded by the coding sequence ATGCAGATTTCGGTAAATGAATTCCTGACCCCCCGTCACATTGATGTGCAGGTGGTCAGTTCGACCCGCGCCAAGATTACTCTCGAGCCTCTCGAGCGTGGTTTTGGCCATACGTTGGGCAACGCGCTGCGTCGCATCTTGTTGTCCTCCATGCCTGGCTGTGCAGTAGTCGAGGCCGAGATTGACGGTGTACTTCATGAGTACAGCGCCATCGAAGGTGTTCAGGAAGACGTCATTGAAATCCTGCTCAACCTGAAAGGTCTGGCTGTCAAGCTGCACGGTCGTGACGAAGTGACGTTGACTCTGGCGAAGAAGGGCTCGGGCGTAGTTACCGCTGCCGATATTCAGCTGGATCACGATGTCGAAATCGTCAATGGCGACCACGTAATCGCCAACTTGGCTTCTACTGGCGCGCTGAACATGAAGCTCACCATAGCTCGTGGTCGCGGCTATGAGCCGGCTGATGCTCGTCAGAGCGATGAAGATGAAAGCCGCAGCATTGGTCGCTTGCAGCTGGATGCTTCGTTCAGCCCGGTACGCCGTGTGTCGTACGTGGTGGAAAACGCTCGTGTTGAGCAGCGTACTAACCTGGACAAGCTGGTTATTGACCTGGAGACCAACGGTACCCTAGACCCTGAAGAGGCTATTCGCCGCGCTGCAACCATTCTGCAACAGCAGTTGGCTGCGTTCGTCGACCTCAAAGGTGACAGCGAGCCTGTGGTTATCGAGCAGGAAGATGAGATTGATCCAATCCTTCTGCGTCCGGTTGATGACCTGGAATTGACTGTACGTTCGGCTAACTGCCTCAAGGCAGAGAACATTTACTACATCGGCGATCTGATTCAGCGCACCGAAGTAGAACTGTTGAAAACGCCGAACTTGGGCAAGAAATCCCTGACTGAAATCAAGGACGTTCTGGCTTCTCGCGGTCTTTCCCTCGGTATGCGCCTCGACAATTGGCCGCCGGCAAGTCTGAAGAAAGACGATAAGGCGACTGCCTGA
- the uvrA gene encoding excinuclease ABC subunit UvrA, giving the protein MDKILIRGARTHNLKNIDLTLPRDKLIVITGLSGSGKSSLAFDTLYAEGQRRYVESLSAYARQFLSMMEKPDVDTIEGLSPAISIEQKSTSHNPRSTVGTITEIYDYLRLLYARAGIPRCPDHDLPLEAQTVSQMVDQVLALPEGSKLMLLAPVIRERKGEHLAIFDELRAQGFVRVRVNGKIYELDELPKLDKQKKHSIDAVVDRFKARGDLQQRLAESFETALKLADGLALIAPMEGEEGEEITFSARFACPVCGHSISELEPKLFSFNNPAGACPTCDGLGVKQFFDIKRLVNGEMTLAEGAIRGWDRRNVYYFQMLGSLAAHYGFSLEAPFDDLSAEHQKCILFGSGAQNVDFKYLNDRGDIVKRSHPFEGIVPNLERRYRETESSSVREELAKFLSTQACQDCRGTRLRREARHVWVGEKTLPAVSGMPIGDATEYFGSLALPGRRGEIAEKILKEIRERLQFLVNVGLDYLTLDRSADTLSGGEAQRIRLASQIGAGLVGVMYILDEPSIGLHQRDNERLLGTLRHLRDIGNTVIVVEHDEDAIRMADYVVDIGPGAGVHGGQIVAQGTAAEVMAHPDSLTGKYLSGRVKIKVPAKRTPRDKKLLLKIKGARGNNLRNVDLEIPIGLLTCVTGVSGSGKSTLINNTLYPLSATALNGATTLEAAAHDSIDGLQHLDKVVDIDQSPIGRTPRSNPATYTGLFTPIRELFAGVPESRSRGYGPGRFSFNVKGGRCEACQGDGLIKVEMHFLPDIYVPCDVCKSKRYNRETLEVKYKGKSITEVLDMTIEEARVFFEAVPALARKLQTLMDVGLSYIKLGQSATTLSGGEAQRVKLSRELSKRDTGKTLYILDEPTTGLHFADIQQLLDVLHRLRDHGNTVVVIEHNLDVIKTADWLVDLGPEGGSKGGQIIAVGTPEEVAEMTQSHTGFFLKPLLERDRD; this is encoded by the coding sequence GTGGACAAGATTCTGATTCGGGGTGCACGCACCCACAACCTGAAAAATATCGACTTAACCTTGCCGCGCGACAAATTAATCGTGATCACCGGCCTGTCCGGCTCAGGCAAATCATCACTGGCCTTTGACACCCTCTACGCCGAGGGCCAACGACGCTACGTAGAGTCGCTCTCAGCCTACGCCCGGCAGTTCTTGTCGATGATGGAAAAGCCTGACGTCGACACCATTGAAGGCTTGTCGCCGGCAATTTCCATCGAGCAAAAGTCCACCTCGCACAACCCACGTTCTACCGTTGGCACCATCACCGAGATCTACGACTACCTGCGCCTGCTCTATGCACGCGCCGGCATTCCACGCTGCCCGGACCACGACCTGCCGTTGGAAGCGCAAACCGTCAGCCAGATGGTCGACCAAGTGCTGGCCCTGCCCGAAGGCAGCAAGCTGATGCTGCTCGCACCGGTGATACGAGAGCGTAAGGGCGAACACTTGGCGATTTTCGACGAGTTACGCGCTCAGGGTTTTGTTCGCGTGCGGGTCAATGGCAAGATTTATGAGCTCGATGAACTGCCGAAACTCGACAAGCAAAAGAAACACAGCATCGATGCCGTGGTTGACCGCTTCAAAGCGCGCGGCGATCTTCAGCAGCGCTTGGCCGAATCCTTCGAGACCGCCCTCAAGCTGGCCGACGGTTTGGCCCTGATCGCGCCAATGGAAGGGGAAGAAGGCGAAGAAATTACCTTCTCCGCACGTTTTGCCTGCCCGGTGTGCGGCCACTCGATCAGCGAACTGGAGCCCAAGTTGTTTTCCTTCAACAACCCGGCTGGCGCCTGCCCGACTTGCGATGGCCTGGGCGTGAAGCAGTTCTTTGATATCAAGCGCTTGGTCAATGGTGAAATGACCTTGGCCGAGGGCGCGATCCGCGGCTGGGACCGGCGCAATGTTTATTACTTTCAGATGCTCGGCTCACTCGCTGCGCATTACGGCTTCAGCCTAGAAGCGCCATTCGACGACCTCAGCGCCGAACACCAAAAGTGCATTCTGTTCGGCAGCGGCGCGCAGAACGTCGACTTCAAATACCTCAATGACCGCGGCGACATCGTCAAACGCTCGCACCCCTTCGAGGGCATCGTGCCAAACCTGGAGCGCCGCTACCGCGAAACTGAGTCCTCTAGCGTACGTGAGGAGCTGGCCAAGTTTCTCAGCACCCAGGCCTGCCAAGATTGCCGTGGTACTCGCTTACGTCGTGAGGCCCGGCACGTTTGGGTCGGTGAGAAAACCCTGCCGGCGGTGAGTGGGATGCCAATTGGGGATGCAACTGAATACTTCGGCAGCCTGGCTTTGCCTGGCCGGCGCGGTGAAATTGCTGAGAAAATTCTCAAAGAAATCCGTGAACGCCTGCAGTTTCTGGTCAACGTCGGTCTCGATTACCTGACCCTCGACCGCAGCGCCGACACACTGTCCGGCGGTGAAGCACAGCGTATCCGCTTGGCCAGCCAAATTGGTGCCGGGCTCGTCGGGGTGATGTACATCCTCGATGAACCGTCAATCGGCCTGCACCAGCGTGACAACGAGCGCCTGCTTGGCACACTGCGTCACCTGCGCGACATCGGCAATACGGTGATTGTGGTGGAGCACGATGAAGACGCAATCCGCATGGCGGATTATGTTGTAGACATCGGCCCTGGCGCGGGGGTGCATGGCGGCCAGATCGTTGCCCAAGGCACCGCTGCCGAGGTTATGGCGCACCCCGACTCACTGACCGGCAAGTACCTGTCTGGCCGAGTGAAGATCAAAGTGCCAGCCAAGCGCACGCCACGCGACAAAAAACTCTTACTGAAGATTAAAGGCGCGCGCGGTAACAACCTGCGCAACGTCGACCTGGAAATTCCAATAGGTTTATTAACGTGCGTGACCGGTGTATCAGGCTCAGGCAAGTCGACACTGATCAACAACACCCTGTACCCGCTCAGTGCCACCGCATTGAACGGAGCGACGACCTTAGAAGCTGCTGCGCACGACAGTATCGACGGCTTGCAGCATTTGGATAAGGTGGTCGATATCGACCAAAGTCCAATTGGCCGTACACCGCGCTCCAACCCGGCCACCTATACCGGCTTGTTCACCCCAATTCGTGAGCTGTTCGCCGGTGTCCCGGAATCTCGCTCGCGTGGTTACGGGCCCGGCCGTTTCAGCTTCAACGTTAAAGGCGGTCGCTGCGAGGCCTGTCAGGGCGATGGTTTGATCAAGGTGGAAATGCACTTCTTGCCTGACATCTATGTGCCTTGTGATGTCTGCAAGAGCAAGCGCTATAACCGTGAAACCTTGGAAGTGAAATACAAAGGCAAGAGCATCACCGAAGTGCTCGACATGACCATCGAAGAGGCTCGGGTGTTCTTCGAAGCCGTGCCCGCACTGGCGCGTAAGCTGCAAACGCTGATGGATGTCGGCTTGTCGTATATCAAGCTCGGGCAGTCGGCTACGACGTTGTCTGGCGGTGAAGCGCAGCGGGTCAAATTGTCACGCGAGCTAAGCAAGCGCGACACCGGCAAAACGCTGTATATCCTCGACGAACCCACAACCGGCCTGCATTTCGCCGACATCCAACAATTGCTTGACGTGTTGCACCGCCTGCGGGACCACGGCAATACCGTGGTGGTGATTGAGCACAATCTGGACGTGATCAAAACGGCTGACTGGCTGGTTGATCTCGGCCCGGAAGGCGGCTCTAAAGGCGGACAAATCATCGCCGTTGGCACTCCGGAAGAAGTGGCCGAAATGACGCAATCCCATACTGGCTTCTTCCTCAAGCCGCTACTGGAGCGTGATCGCGACTAA
- the bfr gene encoding bacterioferritin: protein MKGHVEVIDYLKMLLKGELAARDQYFVHSRLYEDWGFNKLYERINHEMEEETQHADAILKRILFLEGTPDMAADNFTFGQTVPEMFKLDLALEYHVRAALSKGMALCEQHQDYQTRDILLAQLKDTEEDHAYWLEIQLGLIDKIGLENYLQAQM from the coding sequence GTGAAAGGCCATGTAGAAGTTATCGATTATTTAAAAATGCTGCTTAAGGGTGAGTTGGCTGCCCGTGATCAGTATTTTGTACACTCACGCCTTTACGAAGACTGGGGTTTCAACAAGCTGTACGAACGAATCAACCATGAGATGGAAGAAGAAACGCAGCACGCGGATGCCATTCTCAAGCGCATTCTGTTTCTTGAAGGTACGCCAGATATGGCTGCTGATAATTTTACCTTCGGCCAGACAGTGCCGGAGATGTTCAAGCTTGATCTCGCGTTGGAATATCACGTGCGCGCAGCGTTGAGCAAAGGCATGGCGTTATGCGAGCAGCATCAGGATTATCAAACCCGCGACATTTTGCTGGCTCAGCTCAAGGACACAGAGGAGGATCACGCTTACTGGCTGGAGATTCAGTTGGGCTTGATTGATAAAATCGGCTTAGAGAATTACCTGCAAGCTCAAATGTAA